In one Culex quinquefasciatus strain JHB chromosome 2, VPISU_Cqui_1.0_pri_paternal, whole genome shotgun sequence genomic region, the following are encoded:
- the LOC119767286 gene encoding pulmonary surfactant-associated protein D-like, with protein sequence MFAKAATLVLAATFVAATSNPSTLECQPKRYIVFNYAEVPFFAAWRLCESYGFQLATVRNPSEDAQLQRTLKNTDPTLLGPWWIAGTDLGNEGQFVWLPSGKAVEYQTGYRNFAPGQPDNRNGAEHCLEVGWATGTTHWTDKNCDEKKRFICEARGPLTC encoded by the coding sequence ATGTTCGCCAAGGCTGCCACACTCGTGCTCGCCGCAACTTTTGTTGCAGCGACCTCGAACCCCTCAACCTTGGAATGCCAACCGAAGCGTTACATCGTCTTCAACTACGCCGAAGTTCCGTTCTTTGCCGCTTGGCGGCTGTGCGAATCGTACGGATTTCAGCTGGCCACGGTCCGGAACCCCTCCGAGGATGCCCAACTGCAGCGAACGCTGAAGAACACGGACCCCACCCTGCTGGGACCGTGGTGGATCGCCGGAACGGACCTGGGCAACGAGGGCCAGTTCGTGTGGCTGCCCAGCGGGAAGGCGGTCGAGTACCAGACCGGCTACCGGAACTTTGCCCCGGGACAGCCGGACAACCGGAACGGCGCGGAGCACTGCCTGGAGGTGGGCTGGGCGACTGGAACGACGCACTGGACCGATAAGAACTGCGACGAGAAGAAGCGCTTCATTTGTGAGGCACGTGGCCCGCTGACTTGTTGA
- the LOC6038741 gene encoding pulmonary surfactant-associated protein D → MLAKLASLIFVVAFASANSSLEEPTLDEAVPYAAGAFSNDSVQCFPKRFIVFNHVEVSFFKAWHLCESYGFELATVKSPSEDVQLKMAIEEADPKQVGPWWVAGTDLGLEGHFVWLTTGKPIGYQTGYRNFGPGEPNNLNGTEHCVEVGHPNGTFWNDKNCDVKRRFICEAREPLPLGC, encoded by the coding sequence ATGTTGGCCAAACTAGCATCGCTAATTTTCGTGGTGGCATTTGCCAGCGCCAATTCCTCCCTGGAAGAACCAACTCTCGACGAAGCTGTACCGTACGCAGCCGGAGCTTTCTCCAACGACTCGGTGCAGTGCTTCCCCAAGCGCTTCATTGTCTTCAACCACGTGGAAGTGTCCTTCTTCAAGGCATGGCACCTCTGTGAATCGTACGGATTCGAGCTGGCCACAGTGAAGTCCCCCTCGGAGGACGTCCAGCTCAAGATGGCCATCGAGGAGGCTGACCCCAAGCAGGTGGGACCGTGGTGGGTCGCCGGAACGGATCTGGGCCTGGAAGGACACTTTGTGTGGCTCACTACGGGGAAGCCGATTGGGTACCAGACCGGCTACAGGAACTTTGGACCCGGGGAGCCCAACAATCTGAACGGAACGGAGCACTGCGTGGAGGTTGGCCACCCCAATGGAACGTTCTGGAACGACAAGAACTGTGACGTGAAGCGGCGATTCATCTGTGAAGCACGTGAGCCACTGCCACTGGGGTGCTGA
- the LOC6038742 gene encoding pulmonary surfactant-associated protein D — MISKALSAVLVLTIAMVSSSLASPDFNATEEVLARSDALDSNLRYHVFNDKVVDFFQAWQYCASLGLRMATVNSVEDDAELAVALIRADRKAKGPWWIGGTDLGKEGNFVWITNGKPLGHKTGFTNYAPGEPNNYGGNENCIEVGFFGGTTWNDRGCDVARATICEKVNVKC, encoded by the coding sequence ATGATCTCCAAAGCATTATCAGCAGTCCTGGTCCTTACCATTGCGATGGTTTCTTCAAGCCTCGCCTCTCCGGACTTCAACGCAACTGAAGAAGTGCTAGCTCGATCGGATGCGCTGGATTCCAACCTGCGCTACCACGTGTTCAACGACAAGGTCGTAGACTTCTTCCAGGCTTGGCAGTACTGTGCCTCGCTCGGACTCCGAATGGCAACGGTCAATTCCGTCGAGGATGACGCTGAACTGGCGGTGGCTCTTATTCGGGCTGATCGTAAAGCCAAGGGACCGTGGTGGATCGGTGGAACGGATCTCGGCAAGGAGGGAAACTTTGTGTGGATCACCAACGGAAAACCACTCGGTCACAAAACGGGATTCACAAACTACGCCCCCGGAGAGCCCAACAACTATGGAGGTAACGAAAACTGTATCGAAGTTGGTTTCTTCGGTGGAACGACTTGGAATGACAGAGGATGTGATGTGGCTCGTGCAACCATTTGCGAGAAAGTTAAcgtgaaatgttga
- the LOC6038743 gene encoding pulmonary surfactant-associated protein D — protein sequence MISKALSAVLVLTIAMVSSSLASPDFNATEEVLARSDALDSNQRYHVFNDKVVDFFQAWQYCASLGLRMATVNSVEDDAELAVALIRADRKAKGPWWIGGTDLGKEGNFVWITNGKPLGHKTGFTNYAPGEPNNYGGNENCIEVGFSGGTTWNDRGCDVARATICEKVNVKC from the coding sequence ATGATCTCCAAAGCATTATCAGCAGTCCTGGTCCTTACCATTGCGATGGTTTCTTCAAGCCTCGCCTCTCCGGACTTCAACGCAACTGAAGAAGTGCTAGCTCGATCGGATGCGCTGGATTCCAACCAGCGCTACCACGTGTTCAACGACAAGGTCGTAGACTTTTTCCAGGCTTGGCAGTACTGTGCCTCGCTCGGACTCCGAATGGCAACGGTCAATTCCGTCGAGGATGACGCTGAACTGGCGGTGGCTCTTATTCGGGCTGATCGTAAAGCCAAGGGACCGTGGTGGATCGGTGGAACGGATCTCGGCAAGGAGGGAAACTTTGTGTGGATCACCAACGGAAAACCACTCGGTCACAAAACGGGATTCACAAACTACGCCCCCGGAGAGCCCAACAACTACGGAGGCAACGAAAACTGCATCGAAGTtgggttctccggtggaacgaCTTGGAATGACAGAGGATGTGATGTGGCTCGTGCAACCATTTGCGAGAAAGTTAACGTGAAATGCTAA